One region of Sulfurisphaera ohwakuensis genomic DNA includes:
- a CDS encoding alpha-mannosidase gives MRTLNELEARLTLIYGNSFVNVKRLNWVNLEIEGKENSYLIILDHEGSGLIKVDGEPYFELDKYHVIIPLPVGKHKISVEMSEYKDFGEKVHPSPGIPYYAELDFNAYRLYIYGTQVLDLIKSVEDEELRNDLIYALTKALKEAYFETISNDQLFIISKLAKTSLDLSRIYKELEYKMEEDKNREKYKKGLEVLKEELLKLKEKYGKRGILIGIGHAHIDTAWLWPFDETKRKVIRTFSTVLTLLDKYNFRFIQSSALYYEWVKEIYPKLFEKIKEKAKENKWELGAFYVESDTNMISGESLARQLLYSQRFYLENFGKIAKILWLPDTFGFSASLPQVAKLGGIELFATHKVFWNDTNKFPYNVFKWVTPNSDYLPSIAFGNGKGGYNSDFSVSSVLEQYKNWREKDQPVLYSFGYGDGGGGPNEEMLIRAEAIDLLPILPSVKFEEIKVNPIVEWKGELYLETHRGVFTSHSKMKLLNRKAEVSLREAELWSSLAGNYDKERFRRLWKIVLKNQFHDVLPGSAIKDVYKVAYEELEKVIEEAENIAKEAMLKLLGSQGEEIYLFNSLNWDREEYVEINGKFFKVKVPSIGFTVFKPEEVKEKVDVKEAEDYYQIENKFFVLKLGKEGKLLSLYDKEAEREVLKWPSNVLTFYENIPGWADAWDIEKGYEETSFVVKASSSTVIEDTVVDVKYTYKFRNSEVYQTVRIYPDHRRIDFITTLRMRDRELLLKAWFNFDVNTDKAISDIPFGVIERFTWQNTSWDMARFEVPIQKFVDLSEGNYGIALLSEGKYGVSLRDTSVGLSLTKTPLYPDPTTDLEEVTFTYSIYPHLGDWRKAEVIKRAYELNIPIKIVRGKSAEKEKSFVKINKLILEAVKIAEDDDSLIFRLYDVENVRDECEIVLPFEVLFAESLDLLELNMVPRVIKVEGNKVRVSFKNRDILTLRLRYKIA, from the coding sequence ATGAGAACTCTAAACGAACTCGAAGCTAGGTTAACGCTTATTTACGGTAATTCTTTCGTAAATGTGAAAAGACTAAACTGGGTTAATTTAGAAATTGAGGGAAAGGAAAACTCTTATCTCATAATTTTAGATCATGAAGGTTCTGGTCTCATAAAGGTTGATGGAGAACCTTATTTTGAGCTGGATAAGTATCATGTAATTATTCCTTTACCAGTAGGTAAGCATAAGATAAGTGTTGAGATGAGTGAGTATAAGGATTTTGGAGAAAAGGTTCACCCATCTCCCGGAATTCCGTATTATGCAGAGCTTGATTTTAATGCGTACAGACTTTACATATACGGAACACAAGTTCTGGATTTAATAAAAAGCGTAGAGGATGAAGAATTAAGAAATGATTTAATTTACGCATTAACAAAGGCTTTGAAGGAGGCTTATTTTGAGACTATTTCAAATGATCAGTTATTTATAATATCTAAACTGGCTAAAACGTCATTAGACCTTAGCAGAATTTATAAAGAATTGGAATATAAGATGGAGGAAGATAAGAATAGAGAGAAGTATAAGAAAGGACTGGAGGTTTTGAAGGAGGAATTATTGAAACTTAAGGAGAAATATGGTAAAAGGGGTATTTTAATAGGGATTGGACATGCGCATATTGATACAGCTTGGCTTTGGCCATTTGATGAAACTAAAAGAAAGGTTATAAGAACTTTTTCGACTGTTTTAACACTTCTTGATAAGTATAATTTCCGTTTTATCCAGAGTTCTGCCCTTTATTATGAATGGGTTAAGGAAATTTATCCTAAACTGTTTGAAAAGATAAAGGAGAAAGCGAAAGAGAATAAGTGGGAGCTAGGCGCATTTTATGTTGAATCCGATACCAACATGATTTCTGGCGAATCACTGGCTAGACAACTATTATACTCCCAGAGATTTTACTTAGAAAATTTTGGTAAAATTGCTAAAATTTTATGGTTACCAGATACCTTTGGTTTTTCTGCCTCTTTACCCCAAGTTGCTAAGTTAGGCGGTATCGAGCTTTTCGCTACTCATAAAGTTTTCTGGAATGATACCAATAAATTCCCATATAATGTGTTCAAATGGGTTACACCAAATAGCGATTATTTGCCTTCAATAGCTTTTGGAAATGGTAAAGGCGGTTATAATTCTGATTTCTCTGTCTCTAGTGTTTTAGAGCAATACAAGAACTGGAGGGAAAAGGATCAACCTGTACTTTACTCTTTTGGTTACGGTGACGGAGGAGGGGGACCAAATGAGGAAATGCTAATTAGGGCTGAAGCTATAGATTTACTTCCAATCCTACCTAGTGTGAAGTTTGAGGAGATAAAGGTTAATCCCATTGTCGAGTGGAAAGGTGAACTATATTTAGAAACTCATAGGGGTGTCTTTACTTCTCACTCTAAAATGAAGTTACTTAATAGGAAAGCTGAGGTTAGTCTAAGAGAGGCTGAATTATGGTCTTCTTTAGCTGGTAATTATGATAAGGAAAGGTTTAGGAGATTATGGAAGATTGTATTGAAGAATCAATTTCATGATGTTCTACCCGGTTCAGCAATTAAAGATGTATATAAGGTGGCATATGAAGAGTTGGAGAAAGTGATTGAAGAAGCTGAAAATATTGCAAAGGAAGCAATGCTTAAGCTTCTAGGCTCTCAGGGTGAAGAAATTTATTTGTTTAATTCTCTTAATTGGGATAGGGAGGAATATGTTGAGATTAATGGCAAGTTTTTCAAGGTTAAAGTCCCTTCAATAGGTTTCACTGTGTTTAAACCAGAAGAGGTAAAGGAAAAGGTTGATGTGAAAGAGGCTGAAGATTACTATCAGATCGAAAATAAGTTCTTTGTATTAAAGTTAGGTAAAGAAGGGAAACTACTTTCACTTTATGATAAGGAAGCTGAGAGAGAAGTATTGAAGTGGCCAAGTAATGTGCTCACATTTTATGAAAATATTCCAGGATGGGCTGACGCTTGGGATATTGAGAAAGGTTATGAGGAAACTAGTTTTGTGGTTAAGGCAAGTTCTTCAACTGTCATAGAGGATACTGTTGTAGACGTAAAGTACACGTACAAATTTAGAAACTCAGAGGTTTATCAGACTGTAAGAATTTATCCAGACCATAGAAGAATTGATTTTATTACTACGTTAAGAATGAGGGATAGAGAGTTACTTTTAAAAGCGTGGTTTAATTTTGACGTTAATACTGATAAAGCAATCTCTGATATTCCTTTTGGAGTAATTGAAAGGTTTACTTGGCAAAATACTAGTTGGGATATGGCAAGATTTGAAGTTCCAATTCAGAAGTTTGTGGATTTGTCTGAAGGAAATTATGGTATAGCGTTACTAAGTGAAGGCAAGTACGGTGTTTCTTTACGTGATACTTCTGTAGGTTTAAGTTTGACTAAAACTCCCCTATATCCAGATCCAACAACAGATTTGGAAGAAGTTACATTTACTTATTCTATTTACCCTCATCTAGGTGATTGGCGTAAGGCTGAGGTTATTAAAAGAGCTTATGAATTGAATATCCCGATAAAGATTGTTAGGGGTAAAAGTGCTGAAAAGGAAAAGAGTTTTGTAAAAATTAACAAGTTGATTTTAGAGGCTGTTAAGATCGCTGAAGATGATGATAGTTTAATTTTTAGATTGTATGATGTAGAGAATGTAAGAGATGAATGTGAAATAGTTTTACCCTTTGAAGTTTTGTTTGCTGAAAGTTTAGATCTTCTTGAGTTAAATATGGTTCCAAGAGTGATTAAAGTTGAGGGTAATAAAGTGAGAGTTAGTTTCAAAAATAGGGATATACTGACCTTGCGACTACGTTATAAAATAGCTTAA
- the tenA gene encoding thiaminase II, translating into MLSDELWGSISDIYSSILSHPFIKGLTDGTLEEEKFRYYILQDFLYLRDFSRALAILSAKAEKQDDSVLFATHVSDVLRVERSLHEYFISLWNVDVSRVKPSPTNLLYTSYLLSVVYSRPFYEGVSAVLPCYWIYMEVGKELLKKGSPNPLYKRWIETYGGEEYEKGVRAVINLVNSFNLTKEEKEAVKRHFRITSMFEYMFWDMAYRLEKFPFDF; encoded by the coding sequence ATGCTATCAGACGAACTTTGGGGCTCGATTTCAGATATTTATTCTTCGATACTATCACATCCATTCATCAAGGGGTTAACTGATGGGACATTAGAGGAAGAGAAATTTAGATATTATATCCTTCAAGACTTTTTGTATTTACGAGATTTTAGTAGGGCATTAGCAATATTATCTGCTAAGGCAGAAAAGCAAGATGATTCAGTCCTTTTCGCTACTCATGTTAGTGATGTATTAAGAGTAGAAAGGAGCCTTCATGAGTATTTTATCTCTTTGTGGAATGTTGATGTTAGTAGAGTTAAGCCATCTCCCACAAATCTTCTTTATACATCATACTTACTTTCAGTAGTTTATTCGAGACCATTCTATGAAGGTGTTAGTGCTGTTCTTCCATGTTATTGGATATATATGGAAGTTGGGAAGGAATTATTAAAGAAGGGTTCTCCAAATCCTTTGTATAAACGTTGGATAGAGACTTATGGCGGTGAGGAATATGAGAAGGGAGTAAGAGCTGTAATAAATCTAGTTAATTCGTTTAATTTAACTAAGGAAGAAAAAGAAGCTGTAAAGAGACATTTTAGAATCACGTCAATGTTCGAGTATATGTTCTGGGATATGGCTTATAGGTTAGAAAAGTTCCCATTTGATTTTTAA
- a CDS encoding MFS transporter, which produces MDYKSKTLLILSAMLLIVNYVETMVIPALPTIESDFSISSTLAGWITSAYLLVAAATSPLMGKLADTYGKTRMYIIAIVFYIIAVALAGFSPNIWVLIAARAIQGVGFSMFPIAIAIITDIYPKERVAFAQSILSATIGIGPALGLLIGSYIVEDLGWPYAFHTAAILSLIVFFISLKYLPHTGTRLKERVDYIGATLIGLATTLVLVYITEGPTLGWTALDNLWMLIVGLILYGAFIAYERVAIEPLMKLELFKIRNFAVANIVGLISGIGMFANFIFLVYYSQLPKPYGLGLSIIQSGLLMSPVALGMIIFGPILGRLMPKIGPKPIMILGGVLTDISYLLLLTFRSTPDEVLLDGFISSVGLVAFIVPLVNMVALSLPDQYRTTGMGMNTLLRTIGGSIGPVVATVFMQTYQDPIVMMFNNQIYVMGFLPSATAFNYIAIFGMVMMTLALIVALWTKNYKFRTAAVRIAE; this is translated from the coding sequence ATGGATTATAAAAGTAAGACGCTACTTATCTTATCTGCAATGCTTTTGATTGTTAACTACGTAGAAACAATGGTTATTCCGGCTTTGCCCACCATAGAGTCAGATTTCTCAATTTCTTCAACTTTAGCTGGCTGGATAACTTCAGCATATTTGCTAGTTGCAGCCGCAACTTCACCTTTAATGGGTAAGCTTGCAGACACTTACGGCAAGACCAGAATGTATATAATAGCTATTGTATTCTATATTATAGCTGTAGCGTTAGCCGGTTTTTCACCAAATATTTGGGTTTTAATTGCAGCTAGAGCAATTCAAGGAGTCGGTTTCTCAATGTTTCCTATAGCTATTGCAATTATTACGGATATTTATCCAAAAGAAAGGGTTGCCTTCGCTCAATCAATATTGAGTGCAACGATTGGTATTGGTCCGGCATTAGGTTTACTTATAGGTTCTTACATTGTTGAGGATTTAGGTTGGCCTTATGCCTTTCACACTGCTGCAATTCTCTCCCTTATAGTTTTCTTTATCTCTTTAAAGTATTTACCTCATACTGGAACAAGGTTAAAGGAGAGGGTTGATTATATAGGGGCTACTTTAATAGGCTTGGCAACTACTTTAGTTTTAGTTTATATAACTGAGGGACCGACTTTAGGTTGGACTGCTTTAGATAATTTATGGATGTTAATTGTGGGCTTAATCTTATATGGTGCTTTTATTGCTTATGAGAGGGTTGCAATAGAACCTTTAATGAAATTGGAGCTCTTTAAGATAAGAAATTTCGCTGTTGCTAATATTGTCGGTTTAATATCTGGTATTGGTATGTTTGCTAATTTCATTTTTCTAGTCTATTATTCTCAATTGCCTAAACCATACGGTTTAGGTCTTTCAATAATTCAGTCTGGTTTATTAATGTCTCCAGTAGCTTTAGGGATGATAATTTTCGGCCCTATTTTAGGAAGATTAATGCCAAAAATTGGGCCTAAGCCTATAATGATACTAGGTGGTGTTTTAACAGACATCTCCTATCTACTATTGCTAACTTTTAGGAGTACGCCAGATGAGGTTTTGCTTGATGGTTTTATTTCTTCTGTAGGTTTAGTTGCATTTATTGTACCATTAGTTAACATGGTTGCATTATCTTTACCGGATCAATATAGGACTACTGGAATGGGAATGAATACGTTATTAAGGACTATAGGTGGTTCAATAGGGCCAGTAGTTGCAACAGTGTTTATGCAAACTTATCAAGATCCTATTGTGATGATGTTTAATAATCAAATTTATGTTATGGGATTCTTACCTTCTGCAACAGCATTTAATTATATTGCAATATTCGGAATGGTTATGATGACCTTAGCTCTAATAGTTGCCTTATGGACTAAGAATTATAAGTTTAGGACTGCTGCTGTAAGAATAGCAGAATGA
- a CDS encoding AAA family ATPase, giving the protein MKVIIKNFGPINDAEFELGDITIVIGPNASGKSFISLLLYSIFGARPIPSPKDLEQPVKDEMSLSSYLDTINKVLSRTLRRGLERVFGVDYKELITVGNQESKISFVNKIGSLDIILGEEFKVVTKLNKDIKIFMSFTESKDMPFGSISARVHAADDNYTINVHYGTDFPKSLRDKFNELLEIQKRRVLASILSEIVINLFFDDFRPVIVLPTERNLAVSNLIGYISTYISIDKLSKISDKPVIRYFIRSLLNAMRILRNKEFSINTINLKYKIVEPFVLEVYEKDKKIPLSLLSSGYAQILPIDILSRFGKFIIIEEPELNLHAGAQVSMANYLYNLITEGKKLFLTTHSDIFTIQMTINHVKKNNSEKLKIYLLNRGTMEEIEYTEKGDIESIPTITDVIREQVKEIYGE; this is encoded by the coding sequence ATGAAGGTTATTATTAAGAATTTTGGTCCTATCAATGATGCTGAATTTGAATTAGGGGATATTACAATAGTTATAGGCCCTAATGCATCAGGGAAATCTTTCATTTCTCTTCTCCTTTATTCAATCTTCGGTGCTAGACCTATCCCAAGTCCTAAGGATCTTGAACAACCTGTAAAAGATGAAATGAGTCTTAGCTCCTATCTGGATACTATAAATAAAGTATTATCTAGAACTCTCAGAAGAGGACTTGAAAGAGTTTTCGGGGTAGACTATAAAGAGCTTATCACAGTAGGTAATCAGGAATCGAAAATAAGTTTTGTAAACAAAATCGGAAGCCTTGATATTATATTAGGAGAAGAATTTAAGGTTGTAACAAAGTTAAATAAGGATATAAAGATATTCATGAGTTTCACAGAAAGTAAGGATATGCCTTTTGGTAGTATAAGTGCTAGAGTTCATGCAGCTGATGACAATTATACGATAAATGTGCACTACGGTACTGATTTTCCAAAGTCTTTGCGTGATAAATTTAATGAATTACTGGAAATTCAGAAAAGAAGAGTTCTTGCATCAATATTATCAGAAATCGTTATAAACTTGTTTTTTGATGACTTTAGACCAGTGATTGTTCTCCCAACTGAGAGGAACTTAGCCGTCTCTAATCTAATTGGGTATATAAGTACATATATTTCAATAGACAAATTATCAAAAATTAGTGATAAGCCCGTTATAAGATACTTTATTAGGTCGCTTCTAAATGCTATGAGGATTCTGAGGAACAAGGAGTTTTCTATAAATACTATAAATCTGAAATATAAGATCGTAGAACCATTTGTATTGGAAGTCTATGAGAAGGATAAAAAAATACCATTATCGCTGCTCTCTTCTGGTTATGCACAAATATTACCGATAGATATACTTTCAAGGTTCGGAAAGTTTATCATAATAGAAGAACCAGAACTTAATCTTCATGCTGGTGCTCAGGTAAGCATGGCAAACTATCTTTATAATTTAATAACAGAAGGTAAAAAACTATTCCTCACAACTCATAGTGATATTTTTACAATACAGATGACGATTAATCACGTAAAGAAGAATAATAGTGAAAAGTTGAAAATATATCTACTTAACAGAGGAACAATGGAAGAAATAGAATATACGGAGAAGGGAGATATTGAATCCATACCGACTATTACAGATGTTATTAGAGAACAAGTTAAGGAGATATACGGTGAATAA
- a CDS encoding aldose 1-epimerase, with product MKIRKGNTEAEILLRGGYLYSFTVNGKDVILRGNLYKPTRGGMALLIPYANRVKGGEYEFDGIKYSLPKNKEGNAIHGLVLNEVFEAVDKKDDSLTLQYLLKHDGYPSTLLCKVNYKVDENSLSVTISVTNTGERRAPLTVGTHPYFIISNDWEIFTSTDVKQCVMKDKIPTGDLVSSKFEHREYDDCFLINGDIQLKSSYSSILVKRENMPFVQVYTGVKGALAIEPMSGAPDAYHNGLGLKVLNNKEEANFSFQIFVERI from the coding sequence ATGAAAATAAGAAAAGGAAATACTGAGGCTGAAATTTTACTAAGAGGAGGTTATTTGTATTCCTTCACAGTAAATGGAAAAGACGTCATTTTAAGGGGAAACCTCTATAAACCTACAAGGGGCGGAATGGCACTTCTAATACCATATGCAAATAGAGTTAAGGGTGGTGAATATGAATTTGATGGCATCAAATATTCTCTACCTAAAAATAAGGAAGGAAACGCCATCCACGGTTTAGTATTAAATGAGGTCTTTGAAGCAGTTGATAAGAAAGATGATTCTCTAACTTTACAGTATTTATTGAAGCATGATGGTTACCCTTCAACACTCCTCTGTAAAGTAAACTATAAGGTAGATGAAAACTCATTATCTGTTACGATCTCAGTTACTAATACTGGTGAAAGAAGAGCACCTCTTACAGTTGGTACTCATCCTTATTTTATAATTTCAAATGATTGGGAGATTTTTACGTCAACAGATGTTAAGCAATGCGTTATGAAGGATAAGATTCCTACTGGGGATCTTGTCTCTTCTAAATTTGAACATAGAGAATATGACGATTGTTTTCTAATAAATGGAGATATACAGCTTAAATCTTCTTATTCTTCTATTTTAGTTAAGAGAGAGAATATGCCTTTTGTTCAAGTTTATACTGGAGTTAAAGGCGCTTTAGCAATAGAACCGATGAGTGGAGCACCAGATGCTTATCATAATGGCTTGGGATTAAAGGTTTTGAACAATAAGGAAGAAGCTAATTTCTCTTTTCAAATCTTCGTGGAAAGAATTTGA
- a CDS encoding cupin domain-containing protein codes for MDYYLSNISKVEKQQVPIRGSKGAYIQWLVTKNEGAHYAVRRFTLEPNGVIPMHVHKYQETVIIVKGKCKVCVADKTYELKEGDYIFIDGGVKHAFVNYDKELEFFCIIDYAEDMSIQTIDEKCD; via the coding sequence ATGGATTACTACTTATCAAACATTTCGAAAGTGGAAAAACAACAAGTACCAATTAGGGGTTCCAAGGGAGCTTACATCCAATGGTTAGTTACTAAAAATGAAGGGGCACACTACGCTGTAAGGAGATTTACTTTAGAGCCTAATGGAGTGATTCCTATGCATGTACACAAATATCAAGAGACAGTAATTATAGTAAAAGGAAAATGTAAAGTATGTGTTGCTGATAAAACTTACGAACTGAAAGAAGGAGATTACATTTTTATTGATGGAGGAGTTAAACATGCTTTTGTAAATTATGATAAAGAGTTAGAGTTCTTTTGCATAATTGATTACGCAGAAGATATGAGTATACAAACGATTGATGAAAAATGTGACTGA
- a CDS encoding M48 family metalloprotease, with amino-acid sequence MNKRKAVFFFSLLSILSSIFSFFIYKINPFLAQIILFMGIGFASIGMFFAALIAISLFKALFKGDLQKSVPESKSYSKNVYNPFILIVKMSLLLSFSLTLSSLFIFACFVWILHVTFITPMDLFVSIALNFLFGILFSMIVLSRVDLFKEVKPGEVKIIRVPKFVHGGLTTGVLALSLRSPFKEIIFIYDYEDESLVKTIELHELAHAKEYHPILLQIIGILLVSIIGSLLFFTPFSYIIPLINISLLLVIKTLLVVLSIGVASLLFLRVAESRADAFAFKIIGEKAYENLLEILRIHYGKNIKSTEEAPLFSRITHTSSRNALKTGDPLSSLGLWEFPTILSFVAATIAIMRANSIIIIELFPFLYIGILVILFLVGLVFLPIVKKYYGMTERGSMNFSTLLAGLYIISSMSALNGYPNIYLIIFLFLVGIALTYMIARVFLKSKKIIIHTLLIYLGINILIGVISVIRIFLHGV; translated from the coding sequence TTGAATAAAAGAAAGGCAGTATTTTTCTTTTCTCTCCTTTCCATATTGAGTTCTATCTTTTCATTTTTTATATATAAAATCAATCCTTTTTTAGCGCAAATAATCCTTTTTATGGGTATTGGATTTGCAAGCATAGGAATGTTTTTCGCAGCCCTCATTGCAATATCCCTTTTTAAAGCCCTTTTTAAAGGGGATTTACAGAAGTCTGTGCCAGAATCGAAATCATATAGTAAAAACGTTTATAATCCTTTTATTTTAATCGTAAAAATGTCTTTGCTTCTCTCTTTCTCATTAACACTTTCTTCACTCTTTATTTTTGCTTGTTTTGTTTGGATTCTTCACGTAACTTTTATTACCCCTATGGATTTATTTGTTTCGATTGCCTTAAACTTCTTATTTGGAATTTTATTTTCAATGATAGTATTATCTAGAGTTGATTTATTTAAAGAGGTTAAACCTGGAGAAGTTAAAATTATTAGGGTTCCTAAATTTGTGCATGGTGGTTTAACTACAGGTGTTCTTGCATTATCGCTTCGTTCACCTTTTAAGGAAATAATATTTATATATGATTATGAAGATGAATCTCTTGTAAAGACAATTGAGTTACATGAGTTAGCCCATGCAAAGGAATATCATCCAATTTTACTTCAAATAATAGGAATATTACTAGTATCTATTATTGGTTCTCTATTATTTTTCACACCTTTTTCATATATTATTCCCCTCATAAACATTAGTTTGCTTCTTGTAATTAAAACACTGTTAGTAGTGTTGTCTATAGGAGTTGCAAGTCTCCTCTTCTTGAGGGTTGCAGAATCGAGGGCTGACGCTTTCGCATTTAAGATAATTGGTGAAAAAGCGTATGAGAATTTATTAGAAATACTTAGAATACATTATGGTAAAAATATAAAGAGTACTGAGGAAGCCCCTCTATTTAGTAGAATTACTCACACCTCATCAAGGAATGCTTTAAAAACTGGAGATCCTTTATCCTCCTTAGGCCTTTGGGAGTTTCCAACAATTCTCTCTTTTGTAGCAGCAACAATTGCAATAATGCGTGCAAACTCAATTATTATAATAGAACTCTTCCCTTTCCTTTACATAGGTATTCTTGTAATATTATTTCTAGTAGGGTTAGTTTTCTTACCCATTGTAAAGAAGTACTATGGAATGACTGAAAGGGGAAGCATGAACTTCTCCACCCTACTTGCCGGACTTTACATAATTTCAAGTATGAGTGCACTAAATGGATACCCTAACATATACTTAATTATTTTCCTATTCTTAGTTGGGATAGCTTTAACATATATGATTGCTAGAGTGTTTCTAAAATCTAAAAAGATTATTATACACACCCTCCTAATATATCTAGGTATAAACATCCTCATTGGCGTAATCAGCGTAATCAGAATATTTCTACATGGTGTATAA
- a CDS encoding stage II sporulation protein M: MLKEFNWKNIIKIYLTFWLGLLGGGLIDYFKGFSKPSVPIPLPIPDYGLFLKIIEVNFTFAIILFLLGISKVIQRIVILVLSFVIGEIVFTSGFIIGLIGILPHGILELLGFCFIAYAGENFRYRNKVIKLLFIGFIMLVIAAFIESSLTIYILEHILSK, encoded by the coding sequence TTGTTAAAAGAATTTAATTGGAAGAATATTATAAAAATTTACCTTACATTTTGGTTAGGCCTCTTAGGAGGAGGCTTAATAGATTACTTCAAAGGTTTCTCCAAACCAAGTGTTCCAATACCTCTTCCCATACCTGACTACGGACTTTTCTTGAAGATTATAGAGGTGAACTTTACATTTGCAATAATACTCTTCCTTCTTGGTATCAGTAAGGTAATTCAGAGGATAGTAATTTTGGTCTTATCTTTTGTTATAGGCGAAATAGTATTTACCTCTGGTTTTATAATAGGCTTAATTGGTATTCTTCCTCATGGTATCTTAGAGCTTTTAGGTTTTTGCTTCATCGCTTATGCAGGAGAAAATTTTAGATATAGAAACAAAGTAATAAAGCTTCTTTTCATAGGCTTTATCATGTTAGTAATTGCGGCTTTCATAGAGTCATCCTTAACTATTTACATCCTTGAACATATATTATCCAAGTAG
- a CDS encoding AAA family ATPase, whose product MLDEAQEIEGWERFVRGLEERREAKIIVTGSSAKLLSSEFTTLLSGRRVEVRVTPLSFRKILKFKGISVKGIVELAENIDKIKRELVEMMNYGGFPDVVLNPEVRAELIHSYFDTIIVKDILGIILKGRRI is encoded by the coding sequence GTGCTAGATGAGGCACAAGAAATTGAGGGCTGGGAGAGGTTCGTTAGAGGTTTAGAAGAAAGACGCGAGGCAAAGATAATTGTTACGGGATCATCGGCAAAACTATTAAGTTCGGAGTTCACGACTTTACTTTCTGGTAGGCGTGTTGAAGTTAGAGTTACTCCTCTCTCCTTCCGTAAGATATTGAAATTTAAAGGGATAAGTGTGAAAGGAATTGTTGAGTTAGCGGAAAACATAGATAAAATAAAGAGAGAACTGGTAGAAATGATGAACTACGGAGGATTTCCAGACGTCGTTCTTAATCCAGAGGTGAGGGCTGAGCTTATTCACTCCTACTTTGACACGATTATTGTGAAAGATATTTTAGGTATAATATTAAAAGGGAGGAGAATATAA
- a CDS encoding DUF4143 domain-containing protein gives MSSSASKITYNSVSKFLKIPVKIVERYSEYLEKSFLLFFIKNYSISPKDIENPPRKVYVIDNGFLKYFYTAPLRRTFESLIVQHLYRYTIRRFYELYYWSSEDSEIDVIIKSGKKILPIQITYELNDENEERELKSLRKFKKYADYNAALIVTFEQKREIEEIKVLHAYKFLINIEDILYSFMS, from the coding sequence ATTTCCTCCTCTGCCTCTAAAATAACTTATAATAGCGTGTCCAAGTTCCTTAAAATCCCAGTAAAGATTGTTGAGAGGTACTCTGAATATCTTGAAAAATCATTCCTACTTTTTTTCATAAAGAACTATTCAATATCTCCTAAAGATATAGAGAATCCACCTAGAAAGGTTTATGTAATAGATAACGGCTTTTTAAAGTATTTTTATACCGCGCCTCTCAGAAGGACTTTTGAAAGCTTAATTGTTCAGCATCTATATAGATATACGATAAGAAGGTTTTATGAACTGTACTATTGGTCTTCTGAAGATTCTGAAATTGACGTTATCATAAAGAGTGGTAAAAAGATTCTCCCTATACAGATAACTTATGAACTGAATGATGAAAATGAGGAGAGAGAGCTAAAGAGTTTAAGAAAGTTCAAAAAATATGCAGACTATAATGCTGCACTTATAGTTACGTTTGAACAGAAGAGGGAGATAGAAGAGATTAAAGTTCTCCATGCATATAAGTTCCTTATTAATATAGAAGATATATTGTACTCTTTTATGAGCTAA